A stretch of Christensenellaceae bacterium DNA encodes these proteins:
- the valS gene encoding valine--tRNA ligase: protein MTKELSTTYDPKQTETKLYEKWMEKGYFHAVIDPDKKPFTIVIPPPNITGQLHMGHALDNMLQDAIIRTKRMQGYSALWMPGTDHASIATEVKIVDALREEGISKEELGRDGFLERAWEWKAKYGGRIVEQLKKLGSSLDWQRERFTMDEGCNRAVREVFVRLYEKGLIYQGSRIINWCPDCMTALSDAEVEYEEQASHLWYMRYRAEDGGEGIVVATTRPETMLGDTAVAVNPADERYKDLIGKNVILPLLDKPIPVVADEYVDMEFGTGAVKITPAHDPNDYEVGVRHDLPIVRVMNDDGTMADNAGKYAGLDRNEARRQIVADLEQLGAMVKIEDYTHNVGHCYRCHTVIEPIISKQWFVKMKGLAEPAIKAVEEGRIKFVPERFSKIYFNWLYNIRDWCISRQLWWGHRIPAYTCKKCGKLVVALDMPDVCPDCGGMEFVQEEDVLDTWFSSGLWPFSTLGWPEQTSELEYFYPTDVLVTGYDIIFFWVARMIMFGLEIMGEIPFHTVDIHGIVRDSEGRKMSKSLNNGIDPLEVIDKYGADALRFSLAMGVSPGNDMRFYWEKVEAARNFANKVWNASRFVMMNIKGEVQPVDERKLDIADQWILGKLNDAIRECTDNMEKYDLGLAAQKIYDFAWSEFCDWYIEMAKPRLYGEDEDVKAATISVLVYVLKNTLKLLHPFMPFITEEIYTNLPDADETIMLSAWPAVEFESGQQQAEMMNGVMDMIRSIRNVRAEMNVPPSVRVKLTILTKHGDAIGACAEYLKKLAYASEVQVITEKTQIPENSVSAVCAVGEAFMPLAELIDIEKEIQRLAKEAEKNEGEIKRAQGKLANKGFTDKAPAHVVEEERSKLNTYIEMRDKLKERLAFLKDMK from the coding sequence ATGACAAAAGAACTGAGCACAACGTACGACCCAAAACAAACGGAAACAAAGCTGTATGAGAAGTGGATGGAAAAGGGATATTTCCACGCGGTAATTGATCCGGATAAAAAGCCGTTTACGATTGTAATCCCGCCGCCGAACATCACGGGCCAGCTCCACATGGGTCACGCGCTTGACAATATGCTGCAGGACGCGATCATCCGTACCAAACGGATGCAGGGATATTCCGCGCTTTGGATGCCGGGAACGGACCATGCGAGTATCGCAACGGAAGTAAAGATCGTGGATGCGCTGCGCGAAGAAGGAATTTCCAAGGAAGAACTCGGGCGCGACGGTTTTTTAGAGCGCGCATGGGAATGGAAAGCGAAATACGGCGGACGCATTGTAGAGCAATTGAAAAAACTCGGCTCGTCGCTCGACTGGCAGCGCGAGCGGTTTACTATGGACGAGGGATGTAACCGTGCCGTGCGCGAGGTATTTGTGCGCCTTTACGAGAAAGGGCTCATTTACCAGGGCAGCCGTATCATCAACTGGTGTCCGGATTGTATGACCGCGCTTTCGGACGCTGAGGTAGAGTATGAGGAGCAGGCATCGCACCTTTGGTATATGCGTTACCGGGCGGAGGACGGCGGCGAGGGCATTGTGGTCGCAACAACCAGGCCGGAAACGATGCTCGGCGATACGGCGGTAGCCGTCAATCCGGCTGACGAACGCTACAAGGATTTGATCGGTAAAAACGTGATTTTACCGTTGCTGGATAAGCCGATTCCGGTGGTGGCGGACGAATACGTGGATATGGAGTTCGGCACCGGCGCGGTGAAAATTACGCCGGCGCACGACCCGAACGATTATGAAGTGGGCGTACGCCACGACCTGCCTATTGTCCGCGTGATGAACGATGACGGAACGATGGCGGATAACGCCGGAAAATATGCGGGACTTGACCGAAACGAGGCGCGCAGACAAATCGTAGCCGATTTGGAGCAGCTCGGCGCAATGGTGAAAATCGAGGACTATACGCATAACGTAGGGCATTGCTATCGCTGTCATACGGTGATCGAGCCGATCATCTCCAAGCAATGGTTTGTTAAGATGAAAGGACTGGCGGAGCCGGCTATCAAGGCAGTGGAGGAGGGACGAATCAAATTTGTGCCCGAACGCTTTTCCAAGATTTATTTCAATTGGTTGTATAATATCCGCGACTGGTGTATTTCCCGTCAGCTTTGGTGGGGGCACAGGATTCCTGCCTATACATGTAAAAAGTGCGGAAAGCTGGTCGTGGCGCTTGATATGCCGGACGTTTGTCCGGATTGCGGTGGCATGGAATTTGTGCAGGAAGAGGACGTGCTCGATACGTGGTTCTCTTCGGGGCTGTGGCCTTTTTCCACGCTCGGCTGGCCGGAGCAGACAAGCGAACTTGAATATTTCTATCCGACGGACGTGCTGGTGACGGGATACGATATTATTTTCTTCTGGGTGGCGCGCATGATTATGTTCGGGCTGGAGATCATGGGGGAAATCCCTTTCCATACGGTGGATATTCACGGGATCGTCCGCGATAGCGAGGGGCGGAAGATGTCCAAGTCTTTAAACAACGGTATCGATCCGCTCGAAGTAATCGACAAATACGGCGCGGATGCGCTCAGGTTTTCGCTTGCGATGGGCGTAAGCCCCGGAAACGATATGCGTTTTTACTGGGAAAAAGTGGAAGCCGCCCGTAATTTTGCGAACAAGGTATGGAACGCGTCACGTTTTGTGATGATGAATATCAAGGGAGAAGTACAACCGGTAGACGAAAGAAAGCTGGACATTGCGGACCAGTGGATTCTCGGTAAGCTCAACGATGCGATCAGGGAATGTACGGATAATATGGAAAAATACGATCTCGGTCTTGCCGCGCAAAAGATATATGATTTTGCGTGGAGCGAGTTTTGCGATTGGTATATCGAGATGGCAAAGCCACGGCTTTACGGCGAGGACGAGGATGTAAAGGCGGCAACGATCAGCGTACTCGTGTATGTTCTGAAAAACACATTGAAGCTGCTGCACCCGTTCATGCCTTTTATCACGGAGGAGATCTATACAAACCTGCCGGATGCAGACGAGACGATTATGCTCAGCGCATGGCCGGCTGTCGAATTTGAAAGCGGACAACAACAGGCCGAAATGATGAACGGCGTGATGGACATGATCCGCTCTATCCGCAATGTGCGCGCGGAAATGAATGTGCCGCCGAGCGTGAGGGTAAAGCTGACGATCCTTACCAAGCACGGCGACGCCATTGGCGCGTGCGCGGAGTATTTGAAGAAGCTGGCGTATGCAAGCGAGGTGCAGGTGATAACGGAAAAAACACAGATACCCGAAAACAGCGTATCCGCCGTATGCGCGGTGGGCGAGGCGTTCATGCCGCTTGCGGAGCTTATCGATATTGAAAAAGAGATCCAGCGCCTTGCCAAGGAAGCGGAAAAGAATGAGGGGGAAATCAAGCGTGCGCAGGGAAAGCTTGCAAATAAGGGCTTCACTGATAAGGCGCCTGCGCATGTAGTGGAAGAGGAACGTTCCAAGCTGAATACTTACATCGAGATGCGCGACAAGCTGAAAGAAAGGCTTGCGTTCTTAAAGGACATGAAGTAA
- a CDS encoding histidine kinase, whose amino-acid sequence MNKEKASISRYLKTSYILIIIMMAVPTIVLSIFIPAMNQRYSDMIGYVRRASEVIEVTDRQLEKEIWDIVAGKKDFGDGKQYELLDSAQDILKQLKGNIHNDNQRYIVGAMEMLDSIRSYCDELGVQIRRNVAVSSNEQLLREIRRVSSSLKDVMIEYIYAEIDEISVINSNILNITTLNILLTGVLMGLVIWFAIRCYQSARDSIQQPIARLEKMSVRLAKGELSARSPASALEELDVLTQSLNSMAHKLEELIDSRVQDQKNLRKAELRTLQEQITPHFIYNTLDTIVWMAQKKKTEDVIGITMALTKFLRISLSKGNDWITVEQEIGHVESYLKIQQFRYRGKIKYVVDIDPQLYGYGILKLLLQPLVENALYHGVKQKRGAGKIEVRGVKNQDRTMTFSVSDNGIGMTEERFKKVLTSMKNDVGLRDSTYGLYNVNKRISLYYENDGLSIESAYNVGTTVRFTIPYKEI is encoded by the coding sequence ATGAACAAGGAAAAAGCAAGTATCAGCCGGTATCTGAAAACGTCTTATATCCTCATCATTATCATGATGGCTGTACCGACGATCGTACTCAGTATATTTATTCCAGCGATGAACCAGCGTTACAGCGATATGATTGGTTATGTGCGGCGGGCCAGCGAGGTGATCGAGGTGACCGACAGGCAGCTTGAAAAGGAAATCTGGGATATTGTCGCAGGGAAAAAGGATTTCGGAGACGGGAAACAATATGAGCTTCTGGACAGCGCGCAGGATATTTTAAAGCAGCTTAAAGGGAATATTCATAACGACAACCAGAGGTATATTGTGGGCGCGATGGAGATGCTGGACAGCATTCGTTCTTACTGCGATGAACTGGGCGTGCAAATCCGCCGTAATGTGGCGGTTTCCAGCAACGAACAGTTACTGCGCGAAATCCGCAGGGTTTCCTCGTCCCTTAAGGATGTAATGATAGAATACATATACGCGGAAATCGATGAAATATCCGTCATCAATTCAAATATCCTGAATATTACGACCCTCAATATTTTACTGACAGGCGTTTTGATGGGGCTGGTGATCTGGTTTGCCATACGCTGTTATCAAAGCGCGCGCGATTCCATACAACAACCGATCGCCCGTCTGGAAAAAATGTCGGTTCGGCTGGCCAAGGGGGAATTGTCCGCGCGTTCTCCCGCTTCTGCGCTCGAAGAACTTGACGTATTGACGCAAAGCCTGAATTCCATGGCGCATAAGCTGGAAGAACTGATCGACAGCCGCGTACAGGATCAAAAAAACCTGCGCAAAGCAGAGCTGCGCACCCTGCAGGAGCAGATTACGCCGCATTTTATTTATAATACGCTGGACACCATCGTGTGGATGGCGCAAAAGAAAAAAACAGAGGATGTGATCGGTATTACCATGGCGCTGACCAAATTCCTGCGAATTTCACTGAGTAAAGGAAACGACTGGATTACGGTGGAACAGGAAATAGGGCATGTGGAAAGCTATCTGAAAATCCAGCAGTTCCGTTATCGGGGCAAAATCAAATACGTAGTCGATATTGACCCGCAGCTTTATGGATACGGGATTTTGAAATTATTGTTGCAGCCTTTGGTGGAAAACGCGCTCTACCACGGCGTGAAACAAAAACGAGGCGCGGGAAAAATCGAGGTCAGGGGCGTAAAAAACCAGGACCGCACAATGACGTTTTCCGTCAGCGACAACGGAATCGGCATGACGGAAGAACGCTTTAAGAAAGTGCTTACTTCTATGAAAAACGACGTGGGATTGCGTGACAGCACCTATGGACTATACAACGTCAATAAAAGAATCTCTCTTTATTATGAAAATGACGGGCTCTCGATTGAAAGCGCATATAACGTGGGGACCACGGTTCGATTTACGATACCGTATAAGGAGATATAA
- a CDS encoding MarR family transcriptional regulator, with protein sequence MRNQHVEKIGKQISILYRQIQKYINRKMQPYGLTYSDHAFLMHISKNPGINQRQLAQFLTIDEAVVTRVLKKLDEGGFVQRARDPEDMRSFCLYLTPQGRQLIPALLKTFKELDQMLAGGFDVTELTTLCSGLEKMTGNACIANKEEN encoded by the coding sequence ATGCGTAACCAGCACGTCGAGAAGATAGGTAAACAGATCTCCATATTGTACCGTCAGATACAAAAATACATCAACAGGAAAATGCAGCCTTACGGGCTTACATACTCCGACCATGCTTTCCTTATGCATATTTCGAAAAATCCGGGAATCAACCAACGTCAATTGGCGCAATTTTTAACGATAGACGAGGCTGTGGTGACGCGGGTCCTAAAAAAACTGGATGAGGGCGGATTTGTACAGCGTGCGCGCGATCCGGAGGATATGCGCTCTTTTTGCCTGTACTTAACGCCGCAGGGCCGGCAGCTCATTCCCGCGCTGCTCAAAACGTTCAAAGAGCTCGATCAGATGTTGGCGGGCGGCTTTGATGTGACAGAACTTACCACGCTATGTTCAGGACTTGAGAAAATGACCGGCAATGCCTGTATCGCGAACAAGGAGGAAAATTAA
- the folC gene encoding bifunctional folylpolyglutamate synthase/dihydrofolate synthase, protein MEYVHLAGTNAKGSTAQYIAGILSQSHQCGLFTSPHILSPCERMNINGENISEQEYEKYMEKARGEKHSHLFSVWVDAALSWFADRRVEYAVIETGLGGRLDPTNIVPAKLQIITPISYDHMALLGNTLTEIAREKCGIIKPDSVVISHPQVKEAMRVIESTCRSKNARLIVLDERAVHVHSSGVMGQCFDFTYEGYRYRDLRIHAASPMQALNACVALIAAAELGISEEDMKEGLANTKISARVQVCGDIVIDGAHNPAALKELRRSVDKYFSGRNVTALIAVMRDKDILEITNEIAGFADQVVCTCANKTRGLSARELKNYFPCATANEDPENAFMEAERIAKQKKGILVVCGSFYLAAHVLAMLAQTRDDVLI, encoded by the coding sequence ATGGAGTATGTGCATCTGGCGGGAACCAACGCTAAGGGCTCCACGGCGCAGTATATTGCAGGAATATTATCGCAGAGTCATCAATGCGGATTGTTTACGTCCCCGCATATCCTCTCGCCATGCGAGAGGATGAACATCAACGGGGAAAATATTTCGGAACAGGAATATGAAAAATATATGGAAAAGGCAAGGGGTGAAAAGCATTCTCACCTCTTTTCCGTCTGGGTGGATGCGGCCCTTTCATGGTTTGCGGACAGGCGGGTCGAATACGCGGTCATCGAGACGGGGCTGGGCGGCCGGCTCGATCCAACCAATATCGTACCGGCGAAGCTGCAGATCATAACGCCCATCAGCTACGATCATATGGCGCTTCTTGGCAATACGCTTACCGAAATCGCGCGGGAAAAATGCGGAATCATAAAACCAGATTCCGTGGTGATCTCCCATCCGCAGGTAAAAGAAGCGATGCGCGTCATTGAAAGCACATGCCGTTCGAAAAACGCGCGGCTGATCGTGCTTGATGAGCGCGCAGTCCATGTTCACAGCAGCGGCGTTATGGGGCAGTGCTTTGATTTTACATACGAGGGTTACAGGTATCGCGATTTACGGATCCACGCGGCGTCGCCGATGCAGGCCCTTAACGCGTGCGTGGCGTTGATTGCTGCGGCAGAGTTAGGGATCTCGGAAGAGGATATGAAAGAGGGACTGGCGAACACGAAGATTTCCGCCCGTGTACAGGTATGCGGGGATATTGTGATCGACGGGGCGCATAATCCGGCTGCGCTAAAAGAACTCCGGCGGTCTGTCGACAAATATTTTAGCGGCAGGAACGTCACGGCGCTCATCGCCGTCATGCGCGATAAGGATATTCTTGAAATAACGAATGAGATAGCCGGTTTCGCGGATCAGGTCGTATGCACCTGCGCGAATAAAACAAGGGGGCTTAGCGCCAGGGAATTAAAAAATTATTTTCCCTGCGCGACAGCCAATGAGGATCCGGAAAATGCTTTTATGGAAGCGGAACGCATCGCCAAACAAAAAAAAGGCATACTCGTGGTATGCGGCTCTTTTTATCTCGCGGCACATGTGCTTGCCATGTTAGCCCAGACGCGTGACGACGTCCTTATATAA
- the ppk gene encoding polyphosphate kinase, whose amino-acid sequence MGENKYKHLINRDLSWLKFNERVLEEAEDKSNPLFERLNFVSIYHSNLTEFLMVRVGSLHDRLLLKKDSIDEMSGMTTSEQLRSIYKEIRRLTPRKNRALIVILDALENYGIFYKAGKHLTKYEERFLERYFERNVLPLLSPHIIDKHHPFPFLMNNMVHIAVLLKSKEGTQLGIIPASGYFERLLLMPSKYVKFTLIEDLIFYFASKIFPKHKVVAKSIFSITRNADIDADEAFFDYDMSYRDIMEIIVKKRKKLEPVRLDISRGQNDEITRLLMKHLKLTNDEVFFNEMPTILSFVSDLRDQLTDAKFAPLFYPPLVPQPSSQLHLAQPLIPQIRKKDVLLSYPYQDMKPFVRLLEEAASDPKVISIKITLYRVARHSKVIDALIRAAENGKEVIAVVELRARFDEENNIDWSKRLQDAGASVIYGIEDYKVHSKLLLITRKEKKGLSFITQVGTGNYNESTAKLYTDLSLFTSNEDMALGAQDVFKNLCMGSLVENSDLLMVSPLTLKPAVLRAIDRETALARAGAPAQLIFKLNSLNDLDIIRKLIKASDAGVKIQMLIRGICCLNVEKTGPTRNIEVISIVGRFLEHSRVYMFGTPERRKIYISSADFMSRNTERRVEVAAPVSDPALKAEISSLIELQLNDNVKARRQVGKGVYKKLPLEPFATRVDSQVELFRRAYIRAGTPLPEWLQK is encoded by the coding sequence ATGGGCGAAAACAAATACAAGCACCTGATAAACCGTGACTTGAGCTGGTTAAAATTCAACGAGCGCGTTCTCGAAGAAGCCGAGGATAAATCAAATCCTTTGTTCGAGCGCCTGAATTTTGTGTCTATCTACCACAGTAACCTGACCGAGTTTTTGATGGTGCGCGTGGGTAGCCTGCATGACCGCCTCCTGCTCAAAAAGGACTCCATTGACGAGATGTCCGGAATGACCACCAGCGAGCAGCTGCGCAGTATCTATAAGGAGATACGCCGCCTGACTCCACGCAAAAATAGGGCATTGATCGTAATATTGGACGCCCTTGAGAATTACGGTATCTTTTACAAGGCCGGCAAACACCTGACCAAATATGAAGAGCGGTTTTTAGAGCGTTATTTCGAGCGGAATGTGCTGCCGCTTTTATCGCCGCATATCATTGACAAACATCATCCCTTTCCCTTTCTTATGAATAATATGGTGCATATCGCCGTATTGCTTAAATCAAAGGAAGGCACCCAGCTTGGCATTATTCCCGCAAGCGGTTATTTCGAGCGTTTGCTTCTTATGCCCAGCAAGTATGTCAAATTCACCCTGATCGAGGATTTGATTTTTTATTTTGCTTCTAAAATTTTCCCCAAGCACAAGGTTGTCGCCAAGAGTATTTTTTCGATTACCCGCAATGCCGATATAGACGCGGACGAAGCGTTTTTCGATTACGATATGTCTTATCGTGACATCATGGAGATCATCGTCAAAAAGCGTAAAAAGCTGGAGCCGGTGCGCCTCGATATCTCACGCGGCCAAAACGATGAGATTACCAGGCTGCTTATGAAGCATTTAAAACTCACAAACGATGAGGTTTTCTTTAACGAAATGCCTACTATCCTGTCTTTTGTATCGGATCTGCGGGATCAGCTCACGGACGCGAAGTTTGCCCCGCTTTTTTACCCGCCCCTCGTTCCCCAGCCCTCTTCGCAGCTTCATCTCGCGCAGCCGTTGATTCCGCAGATCAGGAAAAAAGACGTCCTGCTGTCTTATCCCTATCAGGATATGAAACCGTTTGTGCGTCTTTTGGAAGAAGCGGCCTCCGACCCTAAGGTGATTTCCATCAAAATCACGCTCTACCGTGTAGCGCGCCATTCCAAGGTGATCGATGCCCTGATCCGCGCCGCCGAGAACGGCAAGGAAGTAATTGCCGTCGTCGAGCTGCGCGCGCGTTTTGACGAGGAGAACAATATCGACTGGTCTAAGCGTTTGCAGGATGCCGGCGCTTCCGTTATTTATGGGATTGAGGATTATAAGGTTCATTCCAAACTGCTTCTGATTACGCGCAAGGAAAAAAAAGGCCTCAGCTTTATTACGCAGGTCGGCACCGGCAATTATAACGAATCCACAGCAAAGCTGTATACGGACCTTTCCCTTTTCACATCGAACGAAGATATGGCCCTGGGCGCGCAGGATGTCTTTAAAAATTTATGTATGGGCAGTCTGGTCGAAAATTCCGACCTTTTGATGGTTTCGCCGCTGACGCTGAAGCCCGCAGTACTGCGGGCCATTGACCGCGAAACTGCCCTCGCCAGGGCCGGCGCGCCCGCGCAGCTCATCTTCAAGCTCAACTCTTTAAACGATCTCGACATTATACGTAAGCTGATCAAGGCTTCGGATGCCGGCGTCAAGATCCAGATGCTCATTCGCGGTATTTGCTGCCTCAATGTGGAAAAAACCGGACCAACCCGCAATATCGAAGTGATTAGTATCGTCGGCCGCTTCTTAGAACATTCGCGCGTCTACATGTTCGGTACGCCGGAACGCCGGAAAATTTATATTTCCTCAGCCGATTTCATGTCGCGCAATACGGAGCGCCGTGTGGAGGTCGCCGCTCCTGTCAGCGATCCCGCGCTGAAAGCGGAAATCAGCAGCCTCATAGAGCTGCAGCTAAACGATAACGTCAAAGCGCGCCGTCAAGTCGGTAAAGGCGTTTATAAGAAGCTTCCGCTCGAGCCGTTTGCAACCCGCGTCGACAGTCAAGTCGAGCTATTCAGACGCGCTTATATCAGGGCAGGTACTCCCCTTCCGGAATGGCTACAGAAATAA